A stretch of Myroides oncorhynchi DNA encodes these proteins:
- a CDS encoding CPBP family intramembrane glutamic endopeptidase, producing MGIIEQLLRINKKQKLWYYLPFTLFFLGIMFLNWISLRYSDVSTNEIIKMNIAEYGKNINFLITIGPLVFMLFFLIVWVLIVHKQSLLSLTTSRNKVDWSRFMFSFGVWGLVIIVFFVYAYIDNPQDYVLSFNWKPFIVFFLFAIILIPLQTSFEEYFMRAYLMQGIGLATRSRAIALFSTSIIFGLMHLANPEVEKVGMVIMIYYVGTGLFLGIITLMDDGIELALGFHAANNLIGVLLVTSDWTAFQTNSIFTNVNSETVISPWEYIIQVGVVLPIVIIIFAKKYGWKNWKHQLFGKVV from the coding sequence ATGGGAATTATTGAACAGTTACTGAGAATAAATAAAAAGCAAAAACTATGGTATTATTTACCTTTTACATTGTTTTTTTTAGGAATTATGTTTTTGAATTGGATTTCTTTAAGATATTCAGACGTATCTACTAATGAAATCATAAAAATGAATATCGCAGAATATGGTAAAAATATTAATTTTCTGATAACGATAGGGCCTTTAGTATTCATGCTTTTTTTTCTAATTGTTTGGGTGTTAATTGTTCATAAGCAAAGTTTGCTATCCTTGACTACATCTAGGAATAAGGTGGATTGGAGTCGTTTTATGTTTTCTTTTGGAGTATGGGGATTAGTGATTATTGTATTCTTTGTTTATGCTTATATCGATAATCCTCAAGATTATGTTTTATCATTTAATTGGAAACCTTTTATTGTTTTCTTTCTATTTGCGATTATTTTAATTCCCCTACAAACTAGTTTTGAAGAATATTTTATGCGAGCTTATTTAATGCAAGGAATTGGTCTTGCTACGAGAAGCAGAGCGATTGCTTTATTTTCTACATCTATTATTTTTGGGTTAATGCATTTGGCTAATCCTGAAGTTGAGAAGGTAGGAATGGTGATTATGATCTATTATGTTGGTACAGGATTATTTTTAGGTATTATCACTTTAATGGATGATGGTATAGAATTGGCTTTAGGCTTTCATGCAGCAAATAATTTGATAGGTGTCTTATTAGTTACGTCTGATTGGACTGCTTTTCAAACCAATTCAATTTTTACAAATGTGAATTCGGAGACTGTTATTTCTCCTTGGGAGTATATTATACAAGTAGGTGTAGTATTGCCTATTGTGATTATTATTTTCGCTAAAAAGTATGGTTGGAAGAACTGGAAGCATCAGTTATTTGGTAAAGTAGTCTAA
- the arsC gene encoding arsenate reductase (glutaredoxin) (This arsenate reductase requires both glutathione and glutaredoxin to convert arsenate to arsenite, after which the efflux transporter formed by ArsA and ArsB can extrude the arsenite from the cell, providing resistance.): MITIYHNPRCSKSRESIAFMEEQGVAYKIIKYLDADLTETDVKTILTKLNYNPIDLVRTKDAFWKETFESNTLSDEEIIQAMVTNPKLIERPIVVNGGKAVIARPTEKIHEIL; encoded by the coding sequence ATGATCACAATTTATCACAATCCACGTTGTAGCAAATCCCGCGAAAGTATCGCGTTTATGGAGGAGCAAGGTGTAGCTTACAAAATTATAAAATATTTGGATGCTGACCTTACTGAAACAGATGTAAAAACAATTCTTACAAAACTAAATTACAACCCAATTGATTTAGTTAGAACTAAAGATGCATTTTGGAAGGAAACTTTTGAAAGTAACACTTTAAGTGATGAGGAGATTATTCAAGCTATGGTGACGAATCCTAAGCTTATTGAAAGACCTATTGTTGTTAATGGTGGAAAAGCCGTTATCGCAAGACCTACAGAAAAAATTCACGAAATTCTGTAG
- a CDS encoding outer membrane beta-barrel family protein encodes MKRLKTTKVLLMLLTLMISITALAQNSKKSTISGTVVEAATNLPLEYASVFAQNENNANIVSGGMTDSKGQYSFEVPDGTYFIKIEFLGFKTIELHKVLVNGNTNLGVKKITDDNQMLDEVLVIAEKSTVDIKLDKKVYNVGQDMIVKGGTAGDVLDNVPSVTVDSEGAVSLRGNENVKVLIDGKPTGLANNIQEAMRILSAESIEKVEVITNPSARYEAEGGAGIINIVLKKGKAQGINGNVTATMGDPRNYNLNGNVNIRGEKFNFYTTLSYRDTKVKGYGLNNNQYLDTKGNTTQYINEYKDNNRYRQGYDGTFGLDYYLTPSLTWSNNVTVRRSNGSSNNTVDYQYYTAANALDYTRDRQEKGKTDYNSVEYSTSFEKKFKKEDHKLTVEATISEDKSNDLANISDINDRLNTMRYERTTNNDKYKNGLVKVDYTLPIGKNGNLEAGYLGTFKTTRNNFSLSNLDNNQWITNTRVSNVLEYKEQVNAFYAQYGDKITSKLNYMVGLRWEKSNIDVNQLASNDYNNKKYDDFFPSLFINYEVNESSSLSISYSKRIMRPRGHFLNPFSNYTSDINFFQGNPNLNPAKTNAFDLGYLKRWSGFTLSASAYLNKTDDTFQFVKRIAGTSVNGTPITVSSPINLATEYRYGFDFTLNYSPFKWWKLNGNFNFYRSETKGDYTFTDFDGTKTTENFDKNTYAWFTRITSKISLPYKIDWQVNGMYRAPYDTAQGKSKANLSANTSLSKDILKDKATITFNVSDIFDSRKRESDTYLPESISHSEMQWRGRQINLSFTYRFNQTKMDRQKQKRNGTTEGEGSEMEMM; translated from the coding sequence ATGAAAAGATTAAAAACTACAAAAGTTCTCCTAATGCTGTTAACTCTTATGATTAGTATAACAGCATTAGCGCAGAACTCAAAAAAAAGTACCATATCTGGTACTGTAGTAGAAGCTGCTACAAATCTCCCTTTAGAATATGCTAGTGTATTTGCACAAAATGAAAACAATGCTAATATTGTTTCTGGTGGTATGACTGACTCTAAAGGACAATATTCCTTTGAAGTTCCTGACGGGACATACTTTATTAAAATCGAATTTCTAGGTTTTAAAACTATTGAATTACATAAAGTCTTAGTAAATGGCAATACCAATCTAGGTGTAAAAAAAATCACTGATGACAATCAGATGTTAGATGAAGTATTAGTAATTGCCGAAAAATCTACTGTTGATATTAAACTTGATAAAAAAGTATACAACGTAGGACAAGATATGATCGTTAAAGGAGGTACAGCTGGAGATGTATTAGATAATGTCCCTTCTGTCACTGTTGATAGCGAAGGTGCTGTTAGTCTACGAGGTAATGAGAATGTGAAAGTTCTTATTGATGGTAAACCTACAGGCCTTGCAAATAATATCCAGGAAGCCATGCGTATATTATCTGCTGAATCTATCGAAAAAGTAGAAGTTATCACTAATCCATCTGCTCGTTATGAAGCAGAAGGAGGGGCAGGTATAATCAATATCGTTCTAAAAAAAGGTAAAGCTCAAGGAATAAATGGTAACGTAACCGCTACTATGGGAGATCCTCGTAATTATAACTTAAATGGAAATGTAAATATTAGAGGAGAGAAATTCAACTTCTATACTACATTATCATATAGAGATACTAAAGTTAAAGGATATGGACTAAATAACAACCAATACCTTGATACTAAAGGTAATACTACACAATACATTAACGAGTATAAAGACAACAATAGATATAGACAGGGATACGATGGTACTTTCGGACTAGACTATTACCTTACTCCTTCTTTAACTTGGTCTAATAATGTAACTGTAAGAAGATCTAATGGATCATCTAATAATACTGTAGACTATCAATATTATACTGCTGCTAATGCATTAGACTATACTAGAGATAGACAAGAAAAAGGAAAAACTGACTACAACAGTGTTGAATATAGTACTTCATTCGAAAAGAAATTCAAAAAAGAAGATCATAAATTAACTGTAGAGGCAACTATCTCTGAGGACAAGAGTAATGATTTAGCAAATATCTCTGATATCAATGACCGTTTAAATACGATGAGATATGAGAGAACTACTAATAATGACAAGTATAAAAACGGATTAGTAAAAGTAGATTATACTCTACCAATAGGTAAAAATGGGAACTTAGAAGCTGGCTATTTAGGAACCTTTAAAACAACTAGAAATAACTTTAGCTTATCGAACTTAGATAATAATCAATGGATTACTAACACTAGAGTATCTAATGTATTAGAATACAAAGAACAAGTGAACGCATTCTATGCACAATATGGTGATAAGATAACAAGTAAACTGAATTATATGGTAGGTTTGCGCTGGGAGAAGAGTAATATTGATGTTAATCAGTTAGCGAGTAACGACTACAACAATAAGAAATATGACGATTTCTTCCCTAGTTTATTCATTAACTATGAAGTAAATGAATCTAGTAGCCTTAGCATCAGTTACAGTAAGCGTATTATGAGACCTAGAGGACACTTCCTTAATCCATTCTCTAATTATACGAGTGACATCAACTTCTTTCAAGGTAACCCTAATCTAAATCCTGCAAAAACAAATGCTTTTGATTTAGGATATCTTAAGAGATGGAGTGGATTTACATTAAGTGCTTCTGCGTACTTAAACAAAACAGACGATACCTTCCAATTCGTAAAAAGAATTGCAGGTACAAGTGTCAATGGTACACCTATCACTGTTAGCTCTCCTATTAACTTAGCTACAGAGTACAGATATGGTTTTGACTTCACATTAAACTACAGTCCATTCAAGTGGTGGAAACTTAATGGTAATTTTAATTTCTATAGATCAGAAACTAAAGGAGATTACACATTTACAGATTTTGATGGTACTAAGACGACAGAGAACTTCGACAAGAATACGTATGCTTGGTTCACTAGAATCACATCTAAGATCTCTTTACCTTACAAAATTGACTGGCAAGTGAACGGAATGTACAGAGCTCCTTATGATACAGCTCAAGGAAAATCAAAAGCAAACTTGTCAGCGAATACTTCTTTAAGTAAAGATATTCTAAAAGATAAAGCGACTATTACATTTAACGTAAGTGATATATTTGATTCTCGCAAAAGAGAAAGCGACACTTATCTACCTGAATCTATCTCACATAGTGAAATGCAATGGAGAGGTAGACAAATCAATTTATCTTTTACATACCGTTTTAACCAAACAAAAATGGATAGACAAAAACAGAAAAGAAATGGAACTACCGAGGGAGAAGGTAGTGAAATGGAAATGATGTAA
- the fumC gene encoding class II fumarate hydratase, with product MNYRIEKDTIGEVKVAQDKYWGAQTERSKNNFKIGPEASMPHEIIEAFAYLKKAAAFTNADLNALAPEKRDYIAKVCDEILEGKLDAHFPLVIWQTGSGTQSNMNVNEVIANRAQVLAGYQIGEGEPVLKANDDVNKSQSSNDTYPTAMHIAAYKAVIKYTIPGVTALRNTLDKKAKDLKDVVKIGRTHLMDATPLTLGQEISGYVAQLDYGLKALNNTLPHLAELALGGTAVGTGLNTPKGYDVKVAEYIAKFTGLPFVTAPNKFEALAAHDAIVETHGALKQLAVALYKIANDIRLLASGPRSGIGELIIPANEPGSSIMPGKVNPTQCEALTMVAAQVLGNDTTISFAGTQGHFELNVFKPVMAANFLQSARLIGEACISFDEHCAQGIEANDKRIQELLNNSLMLVTALNTKIGYYKAAEIAQTAHANGTTLKEEAVRLGYVTPEDFDLWVDPKLMIGNID from the coding sequence ATGAACTATAGAATAGAAAAAGATACCATAGGTGAAGTAAAAGTTGCTCAAGACAAATACTGGGGGGCTCAAACAGAACGCTCTAAAAACAACTTTAAAATTGGTCCTGAGGCATCTATGCCACATGAAATTATAGAAGCATTTGCTTATCTAAAGAAAGCTGCTGCTTTTACAAATGCAGATCTGAATGCTTTAGCTCCCGAAAAAAGAGATTACATCGCTAAGGTTTGTGACGAAATACTAGAAGGCAAACTAGATGCTCACTTCCCTTTAGTTATTTGGCAGACGGGTTCTGGCACACAGTCTAATATGAATGTCAATGAAGTGATAGCAAATCGCGCACAGGTATTAGCAGGTTATCAAATAGGTGAAGGCGAACCTGTTCTAAAAGCCAATGATGACGTTAATAAATCACAATCATCTAATGACACCTACCCTACAGCTATGCATATTGCAGCTTATAAAGCAGTAATCAAATATACCATTCCAGGTGTAACAGCTTTAAGAAACACCTTAGATAAAAAAGCAAAAGACCTAAAAGATGTAGTAAAAATAGGGCGTACACACCTCATGGATGCAACACCATTAACCTTAGGACAAGAAATATCAGGTTATGTAGCACAACTTGACTATGGGCTTAAAGCTCTAAATAATACCCTACCTCATCTTGCAGAACTAGCTTTAGGGGGAACAGCAGTTGGTACAGGACTTAACACACCTAAAGGTTATGATGTTAAAGTAGCAGAGTACATTGCGAAGTTTACGGGTCTACCTTTCGTCACTGCGCCTAATAAATTCGAAGCTTTAGCTGCTCACGATGCTATAGTAGAAACACATGGTGCGTTAAAGCAACTTGCTGTGGCTTTATACAAAATAGCAAATGATATCCGCTTATTAGCTTCAGGACCTCGTTCAGGAATCGGAGAATTAATTATTCCTGCTAATGAACCAGGATCTTCTATTATGCCTGGTAAAGTAAACCCTACACAATGTGAAGCCCTTACTATGGTAGCAGCACAAGTACTAGGTAATGATACCACTATTTCCTTTGCTGGAACACAGGGTCACTTTGAGTTAAATGTATTTAAACCTGTGATGGCTGCTAATTTCCTACAATCAGCTAGGTTAATCGGTGAAGCGTGTATTTCATTTGACGAGCATTGTGCTCAGGGGATTGAAGCTAACGACAAACGCATCCAAGAATTATTAAACAACTCTTTAATGCTTGTAACTGCTTTAAATACAAAAATAGGATACTATAAAGCAGCAGAAATAGCACAAACAGCACATGCTAATGGTACTACGCTTAAAGAGGAAGCTGTAAGATTAGGGTATGTTACTCCTGAAGACTTTGACCTATGGGTTGATCCTAAGTTAATGATTGGTAATATTGACTAA
- the trpB gene encoding tryptophan synthase subunit beta, translating into MKYQVNKDGYYGNYGGAFIPDALAPIIGQLQREYIHIIEQDDFQQEMVQLLEDYVGRPTPLYFAKGLSQKYNTKIYLKREDLCHTGAHKINNTIGQILLAKRLGKRKIVAETGAGQHGVATATVCALMGMECIVYMGALDIERQAPNVARMKMLGAEVRPAESGAKTLKEAVDEALLYWIENPDDTFYLIGSAVGPHPYPDMVSKFQSIISKEIRKQLLVKEGREEPDYIVACVGGGSNAVGAFYHFLEDEQVKLIVAEGGGEGADSLKTAATSFVGKEGVLHGSKTLFMQDEDGEPMEAYSVSAGLDYPGFGPLYAHMKELGRAEFYAIKDDEAMNAGLALCKVEGIIPAIESSHALAVLEQRKFKPEDIVVINLSGRGDKDLDNYRSYFNF; encoded by the coding sequence ATGAAATATCAAGTAAACAAAGACGGTTATTACGGGAATTATGGTGGAGCATTTATCCCAGATGCGTTAGCGCCTATCATAGGTCAATTACAAAGAGAGTATATCCATATTATAGAGCAAGATGATTTTCAACAAGAGATGGTTCAACTATTAGAAGACTATGTAGGTCGCCCAACACCTTTGTATTTTGCAAAAGGATTGTCTCAAAAGTATAATACGAAGATCTATTTAAAAAGAGAGGATTTGTGTCATACAGGTGCGCATAAAATTAATAATACAATCGGTCAGATATTATTAGCTAAGCGATTAGGAAAGCGTAAAATAGTAGCAGAGACTGGTGCAGGACAACATGGAGTGGCTACAGCAACTGTATGTGCATTAATGGGGATGGAATGTATCGTGTATATGGGGGCACTAGATATCGAGAGACAAGCTCCTAATGTAGCACGTATGAAAATGTTAGGTGCTGAGGTAAGGCCTGCTGAATCAGGTGCTAAAACATTAAAAGAGGCTGTAGACGAGGCATTACTTTACTGGATAGAAAATCCTGATGATACTTTTTACCTTATAGGATCTGCTGTAGGGCCACATCCTTACCCTGATATGGTGAGTAAGTTTCAATCTATTATATCTAAAGAAATTAGAAAACAGTTGTTAGTAAAGGAGGGACGAGAAGAACCTGATTATATCGTAGCCTGCGTAGGTGGAGGAAGTAATGCAGTAGGTGCTTTTTATCATTTCTTAGAGGATGAACAAGTTAAGCTTATCGTAGCTGAAGGCGGAGGAGAAGGTGCTGATAGCCTAAAGACAGCTGCTACTTCGTTTGTAGGTAAAGAAGGAGTATTACACGGTAGTAAAACATTATTTATGCAAGATGAAGATGGAGAGCCGATGGAAGCTTACTCTGTATCAGCAGGTTTAGATTATCCTGGTTTTGGACCGTTGTATGCTCATATGAAGGAATTAGGTAGAGCTGAGTTTTATGCTATTAAAGATGATGAAGCTATGAATGCTGGTCTAGCCCTTTGTAAAGTAGAAGGAATTATTCCTGCGATAGAGAGTTCTCATGCTTTAGCTGTGCTAGAACAACGCAAGTTTAAACCTGAGGATATTGTAGTGATCAATCTATCAGGAAGAGGAGATAAAGACCTAGATAACTACCGTAGTTACTTTAACTTTTAA
- a CDS encoding peptidoglycan-binding protein LysM — protein sequence MRKKCSFFIGIVLLTGGVVSGFKQYETMLLEEYKIVPEGPLSYEFPESQAGMGESTEFLAMPFIGKTYVGFKQALAVRESYGLYRIVNSYGYMGKYQFGKVALRSIGVTDTTNFLHDPLMQEKAFDALVSKNKWILRKEIERFDGKRIGGIVITESGILAAAHLGGAGSVKKFLNSNGSEGFKDGYGTSIRTYLKSFSGYDVSEITAEKDAVVML from the coding sequence ATGAGAAAAAAATGTTCTTTTTTTATTGGTATTGTCCTATTAACAGGTGGAGTAGTTTCAGGTTTTAAACAGTATGAAACTATGCTTTTAGAGGAGTATAAAATAGTCCCAGAAGGTCCATTATCGTATGAGTTTCCAGAGAGCCAAGCAGGCATGGGAGAGTCTACAGAGTTTTTAGCAATGCCATTTATCGGAAAGACTTATGTCGGTTTTAAACAGGCATTGGCAGTACGTGAATCGTACGGATTATACAGAATAGTTAATTCATACGGTTATATGGGCAAATACCAGTTTGGTAAAGTGGCATTACGTTCAATAGGCGTAACGGATACGACTAATTTTTTGCACGATCCATTAATGCAAGAAAAAGCTTTCGACGCATTAGTTTCAAAAAACAAGTGGATCTTGAGAAAAGAGATTGAAAGATTTGATGGTAAACGCATCGGAGGGATTGTTATCACAGAATCAGGAATCTTAGCTGCGGCTCACTTAGGTGGTGCTGGTTCAGTAAAGAAATTTTTGAACAGTAACGGTTCAGAAGGATTTAAAGATGGTTACGGAACTTCGATTCGTACATACTTAAAAAGTTTTAGCGGATACGATGTATCTGAGATTACAGCAGAGAAAGACGCTGTAGTTATGCTATAA
- a CDS encoding ABC-F family ATP-binding cassette domain-containing protein, whose amino-acid sequence MNYLSVENIMKSFGARTLFEDISFGINKDQKIAFIAKNGSGKTTILRIITGEDFPDSGQVVIRKGIRMAFLSQEPNLQDELTIEESIFASDNETLKIIEDYEKALENPEDADAYQKAFEKMDAHNAWDFETQYKQILFKLKLEDLKLKVKSLSGGQKKRLALAIILINRPDLLILDEPTNHLDLEMIEWLENYFAKENITLFMVTHDRFFLERVCNEIIELDNGKIYQYKGNYSYYLEKKEERLAIENASIDKAQNLFVKELSWMRRQPKARTTKSKSRIDDFYVIKEKASSRRHEHQVELEINMERIGSKIIELHKLHKKFKDKVILEDYSYNFNKGERIGIIGKNGSGKSTFLNMLTQGLEPDAGKVVVGETIKIGYYTQSGIQVKPGQKVIEVIKEYGEQIPLAKGRMISAGQLLERFLFDRKKQYDYVEKLSGGELKRLYLCTVLIQNPNFLILDEPTNDLDIVTLNVLESFLLDYPGCLVVVSHDRYFMDKIVDHLFVFRGEGVIEDFPGNYSDFRTYEDSAEPVKDDTPKEKVNWKDNQVKKGLTFQEQKEFQKLEREIANLEQKKIEIEKLFSDGKVGDQQVETKANELQKVLRDLEDKEEKWFELSSKMEG is encoded by the coding sequence GTGAACTATTTATCAGTAGAAAATATAATGAAGTCTTTTGGAGCAAGAACGTTGTTCGAAGACATTTCTTTTGGAATTAATAAAGATCAGAAAATAGCATTTATCGCTAAGAATGGATCGGGTAAGACAACTATATTGCGTATCATCACAGGTGAAGATTTTCCTGACTCAGGACAAGTAGTTATACGCAAGGGAATACGCATGGCATTCTTATCTCAAGAACCTAATCTACAAGATGAGTTAACGATAGAGGAGAGTATATTCGCTTCAGATAATGAAACTTTAAAGATTATAGAAGATTATGAGAAAGCTTTAGAGAATCCTGAAGATGCTGATGCATACCAAAAGGCATTCGAGAAGATGGATGCTCATAACGCTTGGGATTTTGAGACACAATATAAGCAAATCTTGTTTAAGCTGAAGTTAGAAGACTTAAAGTTAAAAGTAAAGTCTTTATCTGGAGGGCAAAAGAAACGATTAGCCTTAGCTATTATCTTGATTAATAGACCTGATTTATTAATTCTAGATGAGCCAACTAACCACTTGGATCTAGAGATGATCGAATGGTTAGAGAATTACTTTGCTAAGGAGAATATTACTTTGTTTATGGTGACACACGACCGTTTCTTCTTAGAGCGTGTGTGTAACGAGATTATCGAGTTAGATAATGGTAAGATCTATCAGTATAAAGGAAACTACTCTTATTACTTAGAAAAGAAAGAGGAGCGTCTAGCAATAGAGAATGCAAGTATAGATAAAGCTCAGAACTTATTCGTTAAAGAATTGTCTTGGATGAGAAGACAGCCAAAAGCGCGTACGACTAAGTCTAAATCTCGTATAGATGACTTCTATGTGATTAAGGAAAAGGCGAGTAGCCGAAGACATGAGCATCAAGTAGAGTTAGAGATTAATATGGAGCGTATCGGTAGTAAGATTATCGAGCTTCATAAGCTTCATAAGAAATTTAAAGATAAAGTTATTCTTGAGGACTATAGCTATAACTTTAATAAAGGCGAGCGTATCGGTATCATCGGTAAGAATGGTAGTGGTAAGTCTACTTTCTTGAATATGCTTACACAAGGATTAGAACCAGATGCAGGTAAGGTAGTAGTAGGAGAGACAATAAAGATAGGGTACTATACACAGAGTGGTATCCAAGTAAAGCCAGGACAGAAGGTAATCGAAGTCATTAAAGAGTATGGAGAGCAGATTCCACTAGCGAAAGGTAGAATGATCTCTGCAGGACAGCTTTTAGAGCGTTTCTTATTTGATAGAAAAAAACAATATGATTATGTAGAGAAACTAAGTGGAGGAGAGCTTAAACGTCTTTATTTATGTACTGTACTTATACAGAACCCTAACTTCTTGATTCTGGATGAGCCTACGAATGACTTAGACATTGTTACGTTAAACGTATTAGAGAGTTTCTTACTTGATTATCCAGGGTGTTTAGTAGTAGTATCTCACGATAGATACTTTATGGATAAGATCGTAGATCACTTGTTTGTGTTTAGAGGAGAGGGAGTAATAGAAGATTTTCCAGGAAACTATTCTGACTTTAGAACATACGAAGATAGTGCTGAACCAGTAAAAGATGATACACCTAAAGAAAAGGTGAATTGGAAAGATAATCAAGTGAAGAAAGGATTGACTTTTCAAGAGCAAAAGGAGTTTCAAAAACTAGAAAGAGAAATTGCTAACCTCGAACAAAAGAAGATAGAGATAGAAAAGCTTTTTTCTGATGGGAAAGTAGGAGATCAACAAGTAGAGACGAAGGCAAATGAGCTTCAGAAAGTGTTAAGAGACCTTGAAGATAAAGAAGAAAAATGGTTTGAACTTTCTTCTAAGATGGAAGGGTAA
- a CDS encoding metallophosphoesterase, with protein MKRFLFLGIFILYMLSNTYVFYNYSALVRDSDYSVKLFFGVVASLMSFSVIIFYAIGKRIPVYLASYLYKIGTGWLMLSIYAFMLCLIFDIGWLVNHFIGQSDLFIYDHYSSARGSLLILLTLVIALIGHFTYLKKKRREIIIKVDKKLPKELRFVLLTDLHLGYAIEQKELRKWVGRVNAEKADAVLISGDVIDVSLIPLQYYKLDEVLREFKSEYGIYACLGNHEYLAGVEGSINFLKSAGIHILRDEAVHIESLGINLIGRDDKTNRHRKELSDIMKTVDHNQMNILLDHQPYVLEEAVKNKIDLQCSGHTHRGQMWPISWITDRLFENSHGYLKKEDTHVYVSSGVGIWGGRYRIGTVSEYVVIRVQGV; from the coding sequence ATGAAGAGATTTTTATTTTTAGGGATATTTATCCTATATATGTTGTCGAATACTTATGTGTTCTATAATTACAGTGCTTTAGTTAGGGATAGTGACTATAGTGTTAAGTTATTTTTCGGAGTAGTGGCATCATTGATGTCGTTTAGTGTTATTATTTTTTATGCTATCGGTAAACGTATTCCAGTGTATTTAGCTTCATACTTATATAAGATAGGAACTGGATGGCTGATGCTGAGTATTTATGCATTTATGTTGTGTTTGATATTTGATATCGGTTGGTTGGTTAATCACTTTATAGGTCAGTCAGATTTGTTTATCTATGATCATTATTCCTCTGCTAGAGGTTCGCTATTGATATTGTTGACTTTAGTAATCGCATTGATAGGGCACTTTACTTATTTAAAGAAGAAGAGAAGGGAGATAATTATAAAAGTGGATAAGAAGCTTCCTAAGGAATTGCGTTTCGTTCTATTGACAGATTTGCATTTGGGCTATGCAATAGAACAAAAGGAATTAAGGAAATGGGTAGGACGCGTTAATGCTGAGAAAGCAGATGCTGTCTTAATATCGGGTGATGTGATAGACGTAAGTCTGATACCTCTTCAGTATTATAAGTTGGATGAGGTATTGAGAGAATTTAAGAGTGAATACGGCATATATGCGTGTCTAGGTAATCATGAGTATCTCGCAGGAGTAGAGGGAAGTATTAACTTTCTGAAATCAGCAGGAATACATATACTTCGAGATGAGGCAGTACATATTGAGTCACTAGGTATTAACTTAATCGGTAGAGATGATAAAACCAATAGGCATCGCAAAGAATTAAGTGATATTATGAAGACGGTAGATCACAATCAAATGAATATTCTATTAGATCATCAACCTTATGTTCTAGAAGAGGCTGTTAAGAATAAAATTGATTTACAGTGTTCAGGACATACACATAGAGGACAGATGTGGCCGATATCGTGGATTACTGATCGTTTATTCGAAAATTCACATGGGTATTTAAAGAAAGAAGATACTCATGTATATGTAAGCTCTGGGGTAGGTATTTGGGGGGGACGATACCGTATTGGTACTGTATCAGAGTATGTTGTTATCCGTGTACAAGGAGTATAA